A segment of the Cohnella algarum genome:
GGTGCGGCAGATCAAGAACGTCATGGAAAAGCTCGGCGCGGACGGCGTGCTGATGTCGGGGAGCGGCCCGACGGTGTTCGGGCTCGTTTCCAAAGAATCGAAGGTGGCGCGGCTGTACAACGGGTTGCGAGGCTTTTGCAAGGAAGTGTACGTCGTGCGCATGCTGACGGGTTGAATTGACGTTTTATGTAAACAAAATTGTCATCCCTTTTCGATCCTCCTTGCCCAAAACCGGATAAAAATGATATGATGTCGATAAAATATTCGGGTTTGGACCGGGAGTGAGACTTTTGAAAAAGTTGAAGCGCAGCGCGCGCCTCGTGGAAATGACTCAGTACCTGCTGGCCCGTCCCCATACGTTAATATCGCTAACAGCGTTCGCCGATCGCTACCAGTCGGCCAAGTCTTCCATCAGCGAAGATTTGGCGATTATAAAAGAGGTCTTCGAAGAAGAAGGGATTGGAGATTTGCATACGCTGGCGGGAGCGGCAGGGGGCGTGCGCTACGTGCCGAAAAGCGGAAAAGAGCAAGCGCTTCAAAAAATAACGGCCGTCTGCAGGCAGCTGGAGCAGCCGGACCGGCTTTTGCCCGGCGGTTATCTGTATATGACCGACCTGCTCGGACAACCGGCTTTGCTGCAGGAGATCGGGCGCATGTTCGCGACGGCGTTCGCCGACCGGGATGCGGACGTGATCATGACCGTCGAAACGAAAGGAATCCCGCTTGCCTTCGCGGCGAGCGTCTACCTGAACATTCCGGTCGTCATCGTCCGCCGGGATCACAAAGTAACCGAAGGCTCCGTCGTCAGCATCAATTACGTATCCGGTTCCAACAAGCGCATCCAGACGATGTCGCTCACCCGGAGAGCGCTCAAGGAGCAGTCCCGCGTGCTGATCATCGACGACTTCATGAAAGCCGGCGGCACGATCCAGGGGATGGTCGATCTGCTCCACGAATTCCGGGCGACGGTTGCCGGCGTAGGGGTGTTCGTCGAATCCGGCGAAATCGACAACGAGGAACGGCTGCTGCACGATTACGTATCGCTTGCAAGCTTGCGCGAAGTCGATTTGAAGACGCGCCAAATCGTCGTTCGTCCGGGCAATTTTTTTCAAAGCTAAGGAGGAACTTCCATGTCTCTCAAAATCGTATCCACAACCGAGGCGCCAGCCGCGATCGGGCCGTACGCCCAAGCGGTGAAGCTGGGCAATTTGCTGTTTACGTCCGGCCAAATTCCGCTCACGCCCGCGGGCGAGCTCGTGGAAGGCGGAATCGTCGAGCAGACGCACCAGGTGCTGCGCAATCTCCAGGCCGTGCTGGCCGCCGAAGGCGCCAGCCTCTCGAACGTCGTCAAAACGACCGTGTTTTTGAAGGATATGAATACGTTCGCCGCTTTTAACGAAGTGTATGCGAGCTATTTCGGCAGCCATACTCCGGCGCGTTCGACGGTGGAAGTGGCCCGATTGCCGAAGGATGTTTTTGTCGAAATCGAATGCATAGCGGAGATTTTTGTCGAAAATGGAATAATTTAAAAAAATTTTTTAATTTTTCATCTCATTTGGCTAACATTCAGCAGGAATTTGCGCAATAATGTGGAATATTACACCAAGTCTTCCGATGGGGCAAAGGTGGTGAACACAAGTGCAAATTACAGATGTGAGACTGCGTCGTGTCAATTCCGAAGGACGTATGAAAGCCATTGCTTCAATTACGATAGACAATGAGTTTGTCGTTCATGACATCCGCGTGATCGACGGAAACAATGGCATGTTCGTAGCCATGCCGAGCAAACGGACGCCGGACGGAGAGTTCCGGGACATCGCTCACCCTATTTCCTCGGGTACCCGCGAGAAAATCCAATCCGCTGTCCTGGCGGAATATGAGCGTGCGGCCCAAGAAGAAGAAGTCCTGGTCGAAGGTGCGTAATTGCGGCTTGCGAAAGCCCCCTCGAAAAAAAGGAAATTATTTTTTATGAGAGAGCCTTAATCGGGCTCTCTTTTCATTTGCCTCGGAATAAGCTATGATTCTTTAGGGATTGTTGTTGTGCGAGCGGAAGGAGGAAGACCTTTTCATGGCAAGAATGGCGATCGTTTTGGCCGCCGGACAAGGCAAACGAATGAAATCGAAATTATATAAAGTTTTGCATCCCGTGTGCGGAAAACCGATGGTTCGGCATGTGCTGGATGCGGTAGGGCAGGCGAATTGCGAACGCGCCGTCGTCGTCGTCGGGCACGGCGCCGAGACGGTGCGGGCCCGGCTCGGCGACTCGGTCGAGTACGCCCTGCAGGCCGAGCAGCTCGGCACGGGGCACGCCGTCATGCAGACCCGTTCGCTGTTGGCCGATGCCGACGGCGTAACGGTCGTCGTCTGCGGCGACACCCCGCTCGTGACGGCCGCGACGATCGAGGCGCTCATTTCGCTTCACGAACGCGAAGGCGCGGCGGCGACGGTCATGACGGCGGAAATGGCCGACCCGACCGGGTACGGCCGCATCGTACGCGGACCGGACGGCGGCGTCCTGCGCATTGTCGAGCAGAAGGACTGTTCCCCGAGGAAGCGCAAATCCGCGAAATCAATACCGGCACGTATTGCTTCGACAACCGGAAAATGTTCGCGGCGCTGGAGCGGGTCACGAACGAAAACGCGCAGGGCGAATATTATTTGACCGACGTATTCGGGATCCTCAAGCAGCAGGGCGACCGCATCGCCGCTTATATGACGGACGATCCGGCCGAAGCGATCGGGGTGAACGACCGCGTCGCTCTCGGCGAAGCCGAGCGGCTGATGCGCCAAAGAATTGCGCTGAAGCATCAGCTTAACGGAGTCACGATTATCGATCCGGCGAGCACGTATATCGAATCCGACGTGACGATCGGGCCGGATACGGTGCTATACCCGGGCACGATGCTGCGCGGATCGACGGCGATCGGCTCCGATTGCGCGATCGGTCCTCATGCGGACCTGACCGACACCCGCGTCGGCGACGGTTCGGCGATCCGCCAGTCGGTTGCCGACCAAGCGCTGCTCGGGAACGAATGTTCGGTCGGGCCGTTCGCTTACTTGCGTCCGGGAACCCGTCTCCATGACGAGGTCAAAATCGGCGATTTCGTCGAAGTGAAAAACAGCGTCGTCGGCCAAGGCAGCAAAATTCCCCATCTCAGCTATGTGGGCGACGCCGAAGTCGGCGCGGGCGTCAACATCGGCTGCGGCGCGATAACCGCCAATTACGATGGATACAATAAATCGAAGACCGTCATCGGCGACAACGCCTTTATCGGCACCAACGCAAACCTGATCGCCCCGGTAAAGGTAGGCGAAGGCGCGTACGTCGTCGCCGGATCGACGATCACCCACGACGTGGGAGCAGGCGATGTCGCGATCGCGCGGGAGCGCCAGGTCAACAAAGCCGGGTATGCCGAGAAGCTCCGCAGCAAAGCCCGTTCGAAAAAAGAGCGGGAGTCCAAATAACCCAATACGCAATGCGCATTTGACTACATCGGAAAGCGGGTGGCTTGGCTTCATGTCTTATCCGGACGCCACTTTAAAACTGTTTGCTTGCAGCTCCAACACCAAACTGTCCGAAGCGGTGGCACGGCATATCGGCGTACCGCTCGGAGACGCGGACATGCGCCGGTTCAGCGACGGCGAAATCCACATCCGGCTGAACGAGAGCGTTCGCGGCAGCGACGTCTACGTCGTGCAATCGACCTCGCAGCCGGTTAACGAGCACTTGATGGAATTGCTCGTCATGGTCGACGCGCTCAAGCGCGCCTCCGCCAAAACGATCAACGTCGTCATTCCTTACTACGGGTATGCCCGCCAGGACCGCAAAGCCAAGTCGCGCGATCCGATCACGGCGAAGCTCGTCGCCAATTTGATCGAAACGGCCGGAGCGCACCGCGTTATCGCCATGGATTTGCACGCGATGCAAATCCAGGGCTTTTTCGACATTCCGGTCGACCATCTGCTCGGCGTCCCGATTTTGGGCGACTACTTCAAGTCGAAGGGACTGCTCGCTCCCGTCGTCGTTTCCCCGGACCACGGCGGCGTCGTGCGGGCGCGGCGTTTGGCCGACGAGCTGCAATCTCCGCTGGCGATCATCGACAAGCGCCGTCCGGAGCCGAACGTCGTGGAAGTGATGAACATTATCGGCGACGTCGCGGGGCGGACCGCAATTTTGATCGACGATATCATCGATACGGCCGGAACGATCTGCCTCGCGTCGGAAGCGCTGAAAAAAGCGGGAGCCAGGGAAATTTACGCCTGCTGCACGCACCCGGTATTGTCCGGACAGGCGCTGGCGCGTCTCGAGGATGCGCCGATTACCGAGGTCGTCGTGACCGACACGATTCCGCTGCGGTCTCCGTCCGCCTCGACCAAGGTTCGGGTGCTGTCGGTCGCGCCGCTGATCGGCGAAGCGATTATCCGCATTCACGAGCAGCAGTCGATCAGCAAACTGTTCGAACCTCATGTTTAATGATCGGCCGTAATGGGTACGAATAGGGTATACTCGCAGGAGGGATGCCCGTATGAGTACGACATTACATGCCGAACCGCGCGCCGGGAAAACGAAAGGCGAGCTTCGCCAGCTTCGGCGCGGCGGAAAAATTCCGGCCGTCATTTACGGCAAGCAGATGGAGGCCGCGGCAATCGCGCTGGAGGCGAGGGAGCTGGCCTCGTTTTTGCGGAGCGAAGCGCACAGCATCGTGGAGCTGGACGTGGCGGGACTCGGCAGCCGCTCCGCGCTGTTGAACGAAATTCAGCGGGACGCCTTGAACGGGGAAGTGCTTCATGTCGATTTTCATCAAATCAATCTGAACGAGAAGATTCAAACGCCCGTTCGGCTTGATTTTACCGGCGAAAGTCCCGGCGAAAAGGAAGGCGGCATGCTGCAAATCGTCATGCACGAGCTCGAGGTGTCGTGCGTAGCCAAAGATTTGCCCGACCGGCTGACGGTGGACGTAAGCTCGCTCCAGCTTGGCGATCACTTGACCGTAGGCCAGATTCCTCTGCCGGCCGGCGTGACGGCGGCGTCGGAAGCGGATATCGTCGTCGTCTCCGTCCTCGCCCCGCAGAAAAACCTTTCCGAAGACGAGGTCGAGGCGATGGACGACGCAGCCGAGGAGAACGCGCAGCACAGCAAAGCCGCGAATACGGCGGACGTCGATTGAACGGCGCAAGCGAATCGAATCAGGCAACCGAAAGAGCGCGGACGGCTCACAGCTCCGCGCTCTTTTTTCGCGATCGGGATAAAAGCGCCGCGCCCGCCCGTCTGCTGCGAAGACGGCGGGCGCAGTGCCGAACCTTCTTCCGCCGTCCGTTCTTCAATAGCCGGGACGGGAAACGAAAGTGAATTGTTTGCGGCTGTAAAAAATGTTGTTGATCTTCACGAAGTCTCTGCCATAATATTCGATAAGTCCGATGTCGCTGTGCAGCCGCCCGCGATAAACTTGAATCGGAACTTCCGCGGACATGTGATCGTAGAAATGATTGTCGTCGAAGATCATCTGGCCGTTCATGTACATGAATTCGCCTTCTTTCTCCAATGGTTTTATCAAGCTGTTGCATTTAGCGGTTATCTGATTTTGCTGTCATTATTTAGGACACGCAAGCGGCGGATTTCGTTGCATTCCCCCGCAAAAAGGCGTACGGCGCCGAAACGGACTCTATGAAGCTGGAGGGGCACCCGAAAATGAAGTGGATTGTCGGACTCGGAAATCCCGGTTCGGAATACGAAGCGACCCGGCACAATGCCGGATTCATGGTCATCGACGAGCTGGCGAGACGCTGGCAGACGAACGTCGGCCAGAGCAAGTGCAAGGCGTTGATCGGCGAAGCCCGCGTCGGAGGAACGAAGGTCGCGCTCCTGAAGCCCATGACCTACATGAACTTGTCCGGAGAGTCGGTCCGCGCTTTTATGGACTATTACAAAGCTAGGCTGGAAGACGCCATCATCGTTTACGACGATCTCGATACGGAGACGGGGCGGATCCGGCTTCGCTATCAGGGAAGCGCCGGCGGCCACAACGGCATTAAATCCATCATTCAGCATACGGGCACGCAGACGTTCAACCGCGTCCGCATGGGCATTTCGCGCCCTCAGCCGGGATTTCGGATCGTGGACTACGTGCTGTCGCCGTTTGCGAAAGCGGAGCAGCCGGACGTGCGGAAAATGGTCGAGGAAGCTTCCGACGCCATCGAGTATTCGCTCGCTCACCCGTTCGAAGAGACGATGGCGAAATTCAATGCCCGCCAGAACGCTTAATTTTGGCGAATCGGGGACATACTGAAGAGGAACGCGGGAAGCCGCATACCAACTCTTTAGGAGGCATACATATGGCAGTAAACTATGTTTGCCGACATTGCCGCATGCCGCTCGGAAGCTTCGAGAACGGGCTTGTCCCCGAGTACAAGCTGGGCCTGCAATTCTTGACCCCCGATGAACGAAAGCGTATAATATCGTATAATTCCAATGGGGACGTTACGGTAAAAGTCATCTGCGATTACTGCAGCGAGACGTTGGATCAGCATCCGGAACTTTCTCTGCTGTCCAATCCCCTTCAATGAGCCTATGAATGCGTTGCGGCGTCGAAACGGAGGCCTTGGCATGAGCCGGGGCTTCTTTTTAACGATACGGAACGTTTTTCTCGCTTGGATCTCCTGGAACGAGTGCGCCCGGGTGCGTGGAGGGCGCAGTCGTTTTGCTTGCGTTACAATCCTTCGCGGATAGCGAATATCATGAATAAGGCGCTGTTGCGAGCGAAGCCGACCGTCTGCACGCTGTCTTTTGCAGCGGAAACGCTTTACGTCAGAAAGGGGAACCCGCCATGAAGGCGCTGTTGAATACGTTTGCGACCGATCCCGATTTGATTTCGGTGCTTTCCGGCGTGCGAAGCGGCATGCGGGAGCAGCTGGTGGCCGGCATGTCCGGATCGGCGCGGCAAGTGATGATCGCGACGATGTACCGGGAGCTTAAGCGGCCGATGCTCGTCGTGACGCACAATATGTTCTCCGCCCAGAAAATAGCGGAAGACTTGCAGGAATGTTTGCCGCAAGGAGAAGTGCTGCTTTATCCCGCCAACGAGCTGATCGCGGCGGAGACGGCCATTTCGAGTCCGGAAATGTCGGCGCGGCGAATGGATGCGCTGCTTCAACTCGCGGAAGGATTCCGCGGGGTCGTTGTCGTGCCTTTTTCGGGGGTTCGGCGGTTTCAGCCCGATCGCCGCACGATGGCGCAGGCTTCCGTCAAGCTTGCGGTCGGCGAATCGCTGCCGATGGAGACGTTTTTGAAGCAAATGATCG
Coding sequences within it:
- the purR gene encoding pur operon repressor, with the translated sequence MKKLKRSARLVEMTQYLLARPHTLISLTAFADRYQSAKSSISEDLAIIKEVFEEEGIGDLHTLAGAAGGVRYVPKSGKEQALQKITAVCRQLEQPDRLLPGGYLYMTDLLGQPALLQEIGRMFATAFADRDADVIMTVETKGIPLAFAASVYLNIPVVIVRRDHKVTEGSVVSINYVSGSNKRIQTMSLTRRALKEQSRVLIIDDFMKAGGTIQGMVDLLHEFRATVAGVGVFVESGEIDNEERLLHDYVSLASLREVDLKTRQIVVRPGNFFQS
- a CDS encoding RidA family protein; this encodes MSLKIVSTTEAPAAIGPYAQAVKLGNLLFTSGQIPLTPAGELVEGGIVEQTHQVLRNLQAVLAAEGASLSNVVKTTVFLKDMNTFAAFNEVYASYFGSHTPARSTVEVARLPKDVFVEIECIAEIFVENGII
- the spoVG gene encoding septation regulator SpoVG; amino-acid sequence: MQITDVRLRRVNSEGRMKAIASITIDNEFVVHDIRVIDGNNGMFVAMPSKRTPDGEFRDIAHPISSGTREKIQSAVLAEYERAAQEEEVLVEGA
- a CDS encoding ribose-phosphate diphosphokinase, with product MSYPDATLKLFACSSNTKLSEAVARHIGVPLGDADMRRFSDGEIHIRLNESVRGSDVYVVQSTSQPVNEHLMELLVMVDALKRASAKTINVVIPYYGYARQDRKAKSRDPITAKLVANLIETAGAHRVIAMDLHAMQIQGFFDIPVDHLLGVPILGDYFKSKGLLAPVVVSPDHGGVVRARRLADELQSPLAIIDKRRPEPNVVEVMNIIGDVAGRTAILIDDIIDTAGTICLASEALKKAGAREIYACCTHPVLSGQALARLEDAPITEVVVTDTIPLRSPSASTKVRVLSVAPLIGEAIIRIHEQQSISKLFEPHV
- a CDS encoding 50S ribosomal protein L25; translated protein: MSTTLHAEPRAGKTKGELRQLRRGGKIPAVIYGKQMEAAAIALEARELASFLRSEAHSIVELDVAGLGSRSALLNEIQRDALNGEVLHVDFHQINLNEKIQTPVRLDFTGESPGEKEGGMLQIVMHELEVSCVAKDLPDRLTVDVSSLQLGDHLTVGQIPLPAGVTAASEADIVVVSVLAPQKNLSEDEVEAMDDAAEENAQHSKAANTADVD
- the pth gene encoding aminoacyl-tRNA hydrolase — its product is MKWIVGLGNPGSEYEATRHNAGFMVIDELARRWQTNVGQSKCKALIGEARVGGTKVALLKPMTYMNLSGESVRAFMDYYKARLEDAIIVYDDLDTETGRIRLRYQGSAGGHNGIKSIIQHTGTQTFNRVRMGISRPQPGFRIVDYVLSPFAKAEQPDVRKMVEEASDAIEYSLAHPFEETMAKFNARQNA
- a CDS encoding anti-sigma-F factor Fin family protein, translated to MAVNYVCRHCRMPLGSFENGLVPEYKLGLQFLTPDERKRIISYNSNGDVTVKVICDYCSETLDQHPELSLLSNPLQ